GACCGCGCGTTCGGCCCTCGCGTCCAGGCCCTGCGCCAGATCATGGTGCAGAACTACCACCGTGACGCCGCTGGACGCCTGCGCTGGCGCACCGCCGAGAAGGAGGGCGGGCCCGGGCTGCCGCCCTCGTCGGCGGCGGTCGTCTCTCCCTACGACACGTCGGCCCGCTACGCACGGCACGGGCACATCATCAGCTGGAAGGGGTTCGCCGCTCACTTGACCGAGACCTGTGCTCCCGACGGCCCCAACGTGATCACGGACGTGGCCACCACCGCGGCCACCACCCACGACAGCCAGGTCCTGCCCGGCATCCACACCCGCCTGGCGCGTCGCGGACTGCTGCCCGCCGAGCACCTGGTCGACGCCGGCTACACCTCCCTGCCCCACCTGGAACAAGCCGCCCGTGAACACCAGGTCACCGTCTCCGGGCCACTGCGGACCAATTCCACCCATCAGCATCGCCGCAACGAGGGCTTTGCCCGGGACGACTTCCACATCGACTACGACCATCGGCAGGTCACCTGCCCCCAGGGCCAGGTCAGCCAGGGCTGGCACGGACCCTACCCGACCTCCTCGCCCACAGCGGCCCCGCTGATCGTGGCCAGGTTCACCAAGAGCCAGTGCCAGCCCTGCCCGGCACGCGCCCAGTGCACCACCTCCCGCGAAAGCCACCGCACCGTGGGCTTTCCCCCACGAGAGCTCCGTGACCTGCAACTCCGCGTCCGTACCGAGCAACAGACGTCCGAGTGGAAGACGCGCTACGCGGTCCGCTCCGGGGTAGAGGGCACGGTCAACGAGTTCGCCCACGGACATGACATGCGACGCTGCCGCTACCGAGGGCAGGGAAAGGCCCACATCCAGCACGTCCTGACGGCCATCGCCGTCAACATCGAGCGCCTCAGCGGACTGCCACCAACCGAGGAAACACCCACGCCGCGCCAGCCAACCGCCTTCCAGAACTACCTCGACCAGCGCGAGATATCCCGGCCGAAGTCCTGGCGAACCCTGGGCACCTGACCTCGGCGACTCCAAGATTCCCGACAGAGTCAAGAACCCATCCTTGAACCTCGATTGATCTCCTCGCGCTCGCCCGGCTTCATCGCGATGAGTGCGGACATCGCCGAGTACGACCTCAGTCGGGCAGCGTGAGCGGGGACCACATGCCGAACCACTGCTCGGCGCCGTACGCCTCAAACCGCTCTACCTCGGTGAACCCCAGCTTCGCCGCGAGGTGCATCGAGCGGACGTTGGCGGTCTGGGTGGTGAGTACCACTGGTTCGCCGGGCAGTGCGTCGGCGAGCCAGTCGAGTGCCGCTGCGCACGCCTCGGCGGCGTATCCGTGTCCCCATGCCTGTGGCAGGAAGAGGTAGCCGAGCTCGGCTTTCCCGGCAGCCTGCCGAAGGTGCCCCGTGGCTTTGGTGAGCGTGATCTGGCCGATCATCGCTCCGTCGAGATCGATTACGAAGAAGCCAGGCCGCCGTCCGGGTATCTCAGGTACCTCGCGTTCGAGCTCATCACGCGGTCGAGGACCACCGAGGTAGGTGTGCACGTCCGATGAGGCGAACAACTCGATGAATGCCGCACGGTCCCGGGCCTCGGACTCACGGAGCACGAGCCTCTCGGTCCTGATCGGGGCAGGCGGCCAGGCGACGGGTCCAAGATCAGTCATGCCGACCAGCCAACCAGCAGGGTCGCGGTGCCGAACTGGGGCGGCAGCCGGTAGCCGGTGCGCATCCGGTCGTCGATCTCGTCGGGCATCGCCGCGTCCTTGAAGTCCACCGGCTCCAGGAGCGCGCGCACCACCTCGGGGTTGTCGTCCTGGGTGGCTGGGCGGATGAGGTACTGCTGCAGCGGCGTGCCGTCGGGGGCGGTGCCGGCTGGTGCCGGCCGTGGTGCGTTGCGGTGTTCTGCGCGTCGTCGAGAGGCTCGTCCCATGCCCCTCATTCTCTCCCAACTCCGGCCGGAGCTGTGGGTATTGGCTGGTGACCTGTCTCAGCGGAAGTAGTCGGCTGGAAGTCGGTGACCTGGGCGGGCTGGGTTGGTTGAGCTGTGACGCGGCAGTTTGAACTTGGCCGCGAGGGCTGGAACCGCACGCGACTGCATCCTTTGGACTACTGCGTTTTGGGCCCTGTGGAGGACGCCCTTGCGGCACCGCCGCGAGAGGGTTGATCCGTGCGAGCAACCATCGGATACACCGCCGAAAGCATCGGCTACGTCGTAGGAGCCCAGGGGCTTGTCAGCTTCGCTTCGCAGACCCTCTTCGGTACGGAGTGGGGCTGGATGCATAAATTAGTCGACCTTCCGTCCACCGGTTACCTCGGCATCGTCGCCGTGGGGCTGGCGCTCATCGTCGGCGGGGTGAAGGTGCGCAAGCTGCCCCAGCGCGAGAAGGTCGCCTGACCGGCGGGCCCTTCAGCCCGCGACGAGCGAAACGGCCGCACCGGCGCCACATCCTCGAACCCGGCCGTCACACAGTCCGGCAACGGACGCCGCTGTCGCTCGCGTACAGCGTCCACGTACGACAGCTCGACGTACAGCCCCTCAAGATCCACCCCAGCCCGTACAGTCTTCCAGCGCCCCAGTGCGACCAGCCGGGTTGGTCTGCGCGCTACTGATTCGGCGCTCGATTACCGCCAGTGACGCCACCTCCGTGGAGGGGGACGGGCGACATGCGTTTTCAGTGGCGGTCGGTCAGGAACACCGAACGCAACTTGAGCCGGTCCGTGGCAGGGTGTCCATGGGGGCGCAACGTCCAGGAGTTGCCCGTGCAGTCCGGCTCGGTGAACACCATCACCCACGTGTCGGTGTCGTTGTGCGGGGTGAACGCCGGCTCGGAGGAGCCCGGGTCCGCTACCTCCGGCAGGGTGATGCAGCCGGGGCTCTGTGGGTCGGGCAGGGTGACCGACTGCACAGTGCCGTCGAGGCCGACGTACTTGTAGGAGAAGTCGCCGGTGGCGGCGCTCGCGGAGGCCGGCAAGGTGGCAACAAGAGCGACGGCGCCGAGGGCGGCACCGAGAGTATGGCGTAGACGCATGGGATTCCTTTGCTCGGCGGACACCGGCCGACTGCCGACCATCCGGCACAGAGCATGCCCCGCCCGCTGCCCCCGCCCCGGAATCATGAGGGCGCGCCGGGGGGATCTTGAGAGCGCACAGACGTGTCATCGCCAACGACCCGGCGCGTCTGCACGCTCCGCCATTCGAGTTACAGGGCCCGGCCCGGTCCCGTCCGTACCTCCATCGGGGTCTGCTCGGACTGTGTGCGGTTTTGGCGGTTCCGTGTGGGGCGGGTGCGGGAGTGTTATCTCTCGGTGGTGCTGTCAGAGGAGTTTCTGTGGTGCCTGGTACTGGTTGACGGGCGCGAGGTTGCATGAGGCCTTGGGCCCGCCGAGTGCGTGTCCCCCGATGCCCTCGCCCTCCGGTAGCGGCACCGCGCAGCGGAGGTCGACGTTGGCGAACGGAGCGCCATAAGTGTTGGCGATGCCGCCTACCTCGCCCGTGATGGCGGTGTTGCCGTTGCGGGTTGCGAAGTCCGTCGCCGCGTGGCCCGAGATGGCGGTGTCGCCGTTGCCGACTCCGAAGTCCGTTGCCGATGCGGGTACGGCGACGGCCGTCGTTGCGGCCATCGCGAGAGTCGCGCCGGCCAGAACCTTCATGATCACTGTGATGCTCCTGTTCGATGAGACGTTCATCTTCTTTGTGATCTGTCCAACGCCACGCTGTGGTTGCAGTCACGGGTGCCGGACCACCCGTTATCGGCGAGCGCCGGCAGAGCGGTCGGTTCGGAGAGGCGGCGGGGTGCCTCCCGTGGTCGTGAACATCGCCTTGGCCCTCGTGGGGATGACTCCCGCACTCATCGACAAATGACGCCTGCAACTCGGGTACGAAGCGAGGGCGGATGTCCTTGGACAGTGAAGCCAGTCGCTTTGTCATCCAGCCGAGGCTTTTGACAGCGAACCCAGCCGTTTCGGCTTCTCTGGCAGCGATCCTCGCTGACCCGATCCCGCCTGCGGCAAATGTTCGATGCATAGCTCTCTGTGATGAATCTACCGAATAGGGCTGGTTAGGCTGAAAACATCCTGGTCACTGGCATGGTGGAAAGCGGAACCTGATCCTCACATCGAGACTCGATGAGGCTCCGAGGGGATCTACGTCATGACGATGAAACTGTCCCGCCGCGCTGCCCTCACCGTGGGTGCCGGGGGCCTGTTCGTGGCCCTCGGCAGGACGGCCGCCGTGGCCGCTCCGCCTACAGAAACCGCGCTTGGGCGCGGACGCCGAGAGGGGCGTGCATCCGTCGTCTACCGGATCGCCAACCAAGGCTGGACACTGAAGAGCTTCCCCAACCCGGAGGAGCCGCAGCGCGGGTCGATCATCGTCGACGCTAGTCATGCGGGCGCCTTCGAGCAGTGGGAAATCAGCACGAACGGGAACAAGAGCACCATCAGGAACCACGTAACCTGGCTGTACGCCTATGGCGAAGGCAACCAGGTGATCACTATCAGCGAGGAAGGCGTCAGCCCCGACGCCCTGGCCTGGGAGATCCTACAAATCAACACGGGGGTCTTCGCTATCCGCGTCCCGCGCCCCGGCTCATCCCTGTATTGGACCGTCGACGGTCACTCGATCACCCTGACGGAATGGGCCGCTGACGCTACGCAGCTCTTCTCGCTCCAACGGGTCTGAGCTTCCCCGGTGTGCGGGAGGTACTGGTGAGCTGACCAGAAGGGGTTGACGGGGTTTCAGGTTCACTTGTTCGGCCGTCGCGTGGTTGGCGTCGTGCTTCTCCTCGCATTCGATGGGGCTGAGGTAGCCGAGTCGAGTGGTTCCTGTTGGCCTGTGTCGTACTGCCCTGGGCCGTCGAGCAGTACGACGGCGCCGTGCTGACGCCCGCTGGCTGATCGCCTCAGGTCAGGGTGGCTGACGGCTGCGGCAGTCAGTCCTCGGCGCCCTCGTCGTCGTCCGTCTCGGCTGGGTCGCGCAGCGGCTGAAGCGCCCCGCCGGCCGGGCCGGAGCCGCGGAAGCTGTAGCGACCGAGGACGTTCAGGTTGGCGTGCTTGAGCGGGGATAGTCCGGCGACGCGACGTCCTCGTCCAGGGCCTTGTGCTCGCGCTGATCGGCGGGCTGTGTGCCCGCAGCTGCTCGACGGCGGCGTCCAGGTAGCAGGCGGCCCACAGCACCGCGGCGTTGCGACCGCCCGCACCGCGGCGACCTGCTTGGCCAGCACCGAAACGCCTGGCAGCAGGGCCCGGTGGCGCCGCAGCCACCCGACCGCCTGGTTGAACAGCGCCACCGGCCCCTCGGCGTGCGTCCACGCCCACCCGTGCAGGAGGGTGCGGAACTACCGTCCCCACTCCGCGTCCTCGAACTGGTGGCAGCCGTAGGCGTCCCGGATCTCCCGGGCGTGGTCGTACCGCCTGACTCGCGCTCGCCGATCCGGCTCCGTCTGACGCGGCCCTCAGCTCAACACGCTGAACTTGACAGAGATCGACTGGGTTGGATGACACGGCGACTGGGTTCGCTGGCAAAGGACAGCTGAGGCCGAGCGTGTTGCGTGACGGATCCAGTACTCTCCGTGATGTCGGCTGAGGGGTGATCGGGGTGGACGGTCCCGTCCTTGCGCGTGGTGCCCCGGGGTGGGAGGAGAGCGGTATGGCCACTGGCGCGGTGAAGTGGTTCAACGTGGACAAGGGCTTCGGTTTCATCAGGCAGGACGATGGCGGGCCGGACCTGTTCGTCCGTTTCTTTGCCATCCAGACGCCTGGTTTCAAGGAGCTGTACGAGAATGACCGTGTCGAGTACGACCTCGGCCGGGGGCCCAAGGGCCCTCATACCGAGAACGTCACGGTCGGCAGGGCCTGAAAGGGGCCTGCCGCGGCGCGGGCGTCGACGTACCCCAAGGGGGGCGCGGTTCGCTGGCCCGTTCCGTGCATTCCGTCACCGCGCGAGCCGTATTGCGTCGGTTCCGTCTGGTTGCGGGGATGGTCTGTGG
The genomic region above belongs to Streptomyces sp. CG1 and contains:
- a CDS encoding IS1182 family transposase, translating into MRDRLDGLWCDEDFADWYPRDGRPGLSPARLATVCVLQFLLGLSDRQAAEAVRCRIDFKYAMAMELDDPGFHHSVLADFRDRLAEDGRADRLLDLALARLREAGLVRERTTQRTDSTHVLAAVRDLTRLELITEAVRAALEEVADTCSHLLDELVDEDWGRRYGRPVRLGKNPTKPMTRILAAGNDAVRLLEHLYQHGTDRAFGPRVQALRQIMVQNYHRDAAGRLRWRTAEKEGGPGLPPSSAAVVSPYDTSARYARHGHIISWKGFAAHLTETCAPDGPNVITDVATTAATTHDSQVLPGIHTRLARRGLLPAEHLVDAGYTSLPHLEQAAREHQVTVSGPLRTNSTHQHRRNEGFARDDFHIDYDHRQVTCPQGQVSQGWHGPYPTSSPTAAPLIVARFTKSQCQPCPARAQCTTSRESHRTVGFPPRELRDLQLRVRTEQQTSEWKTRYAVRSGVEGTVNEFAHGHDMRRCRYRGQGKAHIQHVLTAIAVNIERLSGLPPTEETPTPRQPTAFQNYLDQREISRPKSWRTLGT
- a CDS encoding GNAT family N-acetyltransferase produces the protein MTDLGPVAWPPAPIRTERLVLRESEARDRAAFIELFASSDVHTYLGGPRPRDELEREVPEIPGRRPGFFVIDLDGAMIGQITLTKATGHLRQAAGKAELGYLFLPQAWGHGYAAEACAAALDWLADALPGEPVVLTTQTANVRSMHLAAKLGFTEVERFEAYGAEQWFGMWSPLTLPD
- a CDS encoding cold-shock protein — translated: MATGAVKWFNVDKGFGFIRQDDGGPDLFVRFFAIQTPGFKELYENDRVEYDLGRGPKGPHTENVTVGRA